A region from the Triticum aestivum cultivar Chinese Spring chromosome 3D, IWGSC CS RefSeq v2.1, whole genome shotgun sequence genome encodes:
- the LOC123076169 gene encoding aspartic proteinase CDR1-like, with protein MAGARCYALLVVAIVLTAQLCGCTAYVGRDGFTVEFIHRDSVQSPFHDPSLTSHGRLLAAVRRSAARASALARSYAGGSPHGAVSEVVHGQFEYLMHVNVGTPATRVLAIVDTGSNLVWFKCTNVRTAATTTPAAIAGGASLVFNPSSSSTFGRVYCQSGTCHKLPGTSCDASSRCKYAQSYVDGSKTTGLLSTESLIFDDGPGGCVGCRQRRQLLVPNFSFGCSTATAGTFRADGVVGLGSGDFSLITQIGAGTSLGRRFSYCLAPYYVNASSPLNFGARAAVTEPGAATTALLRPDPRKPLYTVVLESVRIGNARFEHLSNVIIDSGTTLTFLDKVLLDPIMEEMTRRIHFVRKRPPNRQLQLCYSVLGPSGKFYFYKFVPDLTLNLAVFAEAVTLKPENLFVEVQIGTMCLMMAPVTPQQPVAIIGNIAQQNFHVGYDLDKGTVTFAPADCARSYRSSSASV; from the coding sequence ATGGCAGGTGCGAGATGCTACGCTCTCCTTGTCGTTGCCATTGTCCTGACGGCCCAGCTATGCGGATGCACGGCGTACGTCGGCCGCGATGGGTTTACCGTGGAGTTCATCCACCGGGACTCCGTCCAGTCGCCGTTCCACGACCCGTCGCTCACCTCGCACGGCCGCCTACTTGCCGCCGTGCGGCGTTCCGCGGCGCGCGCCTCAGCTCTCGCGCGCTCCTACGCCGGCGGCTCCCCTCACGGCGCCGTGTCGGAGGTCGTCCACGGGCAGTTCGAGTACCTGATGCACGTCAACGTGGGCACGCCGGCCACCAGGGTGCTCGCCATCGTCGACACCGGCAGCAACCTCGTCTGGTTTAAGTGCACCAACGTCCGTACCGCAGCGACGACGACTCCAGCAGCAATCGCCGGTGGCGCGAGCCTTGTGTTCAACCCGTCGTCCTCGTCGACGTTCGGCCGCGTGTACTGCCAGTCCGGCACGTGCCACAAGCTCCCCGGCACCTCCTGCGATGCCAGCTCCAGATGCAAGTACGCCCAATCCTACGTCGACGGCTCGAAGACAACCGGCCTCCTCTCCACCGAGAGTTTGATCTTCGACGATGGCCCCGGCGGCTGCGTCGGGTGCCGCCAGCGTCGGCAGCTGCTCGTGCCCAATTTCAGCTTCGGCTGCTCCACGGCTACGGCCGGCACGTTCCGCGCGGACGGCGTCGTCGGTCTCGGCAGCGGCGACTTCTCCCTCATCACACAGATCGGCGCCGGCACCTCGCTCGGCCGGAGGTTCTCCTACTGCCTCGCGCCCTACTACGTCAACGCCTCCTCCCCGCTCAACTTCGGCGCCCGTGCCGCCGTGACGGAgccgggcgcggcgacgacggcgcTGCTCCGCCCCGACCCGCGCAAGCCGCTCTACACCGTCGTGCTCGAGTCCGTCAGGATCGGGAACGCGAGGTTTGAGCACCTGTCCAACGTCATCATCGACTCCGGCACGACGCTGACGTTCCTGGACAAGGTTCTGCTGGACCCGATAATGGAGGAGATGACACGGCGCATTCACTTCGTGCGGAAGCGGCCGCCGAACAGGCAGCTGCAGCTCTGCTACAGCGTGCTCGGGCCGAGTGGTAAATTTTACTTCTACAAGTTTGTCCCGGACTTGACGCTGAATCTGGCCGTCTTCGCGGAGGCGGTGACGCTGAAGCCGGAGAACCTGTTCGTCGAGGTGCAGATAGGGACCATGTGCTTGATGATGGCGCCGGTGACGCCGCAGCAGCCGGTGGCCATCATTGGGAACATCGCGCAGCAGAACTTTCACGTCGGCTACGACCTTGACAAGGGCACCGTCACCTTCGCCCCTGCGGACTGCGCGAGATCCTACCGCTCGTCCTCCGCCTCCGTGTAG